Below is a genomic region from Spartinivicinus marinus.
TTTCTGCTAGCCCCCTGTAAACTACAATAATTTAGTGCACAGCAGTCTATACTGTGGTATCTGGCTATCCTATCAAGCACAAAGCGACTATCGGATAAATCTAAGCCAGCCTCTTCATAAACAAGTGATTCTTTAAAACGACTTTTATTAATAAAATTTTGCTCAGGAAAACATCCATCTGAGTAAGGGCGATTACGTCGAACAAGACTCATTAGCCAATATAAATACAGCCCTGAATGAACAAAATGTTTACTTCTTCCACCTTGCACAAGAGGTAAATATCTAAATCTTCTTATACCAACTCCAGTATTTATTCCACTTATCAACTCATCCCGTGACTTTGAAAATTTAATTACTGATCGAAAATCATAGTTTTTTAAATATAGAAGACCACCCCAAACCATCATTCCTGAAGCTTGGCTAGTACCACTTGCAAAATCGCCTTTATCAATAATCAGTACTCGATATCCTTTTCTAACTAACTGTTCATAAACTCCTGCACCACTGACACCACCTCCTACAATTACTACATCAAAAGTTTCTGCCATATTGTCTAAAGTTATTTTTCTCATTAAAACTACCGCAATTAATCAGTTCTAAAAAACTCAATCTCTAAATATCATTAACTTAGTCGGTACTTTAATGAGACATATCTCATTAAGCTACTAATAACTATGAAGTATTGAAATATAATACTTTAAGATACTCGCTAAATTAAGATCATTCAATTCAGTAAAGTGTATATAACTTAACCAATCAATAGATTACTCATCGACCATACCTGAACCAGGATAAAAAGCTTGATCTCCCTCTTGACAGATTACTCTTTAGGCTTTCATAATAAAAAATCAAGTTTTATTTGAATTTATCAAGTAAAAAGCTAACTACATACAGGTAGGCTTTATGGAAAAGATTGCTACAATCTCAAGACGCTGTCGGATACTTTTCACTATCCTTGGTGTTGCGGCTCTAGTTTGTACCCTTGGTATGTGGCTGTTCATGAGCCCTAATCTAGCGGCACTGTTAGGCGTATCAGAGCCAGTGACTATCACCCCTCTCACAAAAGTATTGGGGCTAGTTATCACTCTCATTCCACTAGGTATTATTTTCTACGGCTTGCGTCAGCTTATTATACTTTTTAAACACTATGAACGAGGAGAGATCTTTACATTATTAAATGCACTCATCCTGCGTAAAATTGGCTTTTTATTCTATGTGTGGATAGGTTGCCAAGTTGTATATTCAACACTATTTATTTTAGTTTTAACCTTTAAAAATCCACCTGGTCAAAAGATCCTTCAAATATCTGTCGGTTCAGATAGTATTTTACCTTTTGTTGTTGGTAGCATTATTATTTTGATTTCATGGGTATTAGTCGAAGCTCAGAAAGTTTCTGATGAACATGCATTAATTCCATAATTTCAGGTGAGTAAATAGAATGGAAGAAGTCAATATAAAGCTTGATGTAATGCTCGCCATGAGGAAAATGCGCTTAAAAACGCTAGCAGAACTAACAGGACTTTCAGAGCAAAACTTATCACTTATAAAAACGGGTAAAGCAAAAGGCATTCGTTTTTCAACCCTTTATTTAATTTGCAAACACCTCAACTGTCAACCAGGTGATTTGATAGAATGCAATTTTGAAGAAGCTGATGAAGATAATAATAAATAACTAAAGCGAAGTAAATTTATATGCGCCTTTAAAGAATAGTGTATATTCATTTTAGAAGTGAATATACCCATCATGAATCATTTTTAGGTGTAAA
It encodes:
- a CDS encoding DUF2975 domain-containing protein; translated protein: MEKIATISRRCRILFTILGVAALVCTLGMWLFMSPNLAALLGVSEPVTITPLTKVLGLVITLIPLGIIFYGLRQLIILFKHYERGEIFTLLNALILRKIGFLFYVWIGCQVVYSTLFILVLTFKNPPGQKILQISVGSDSILPFVVGSIIILISWVLVEAQKVSDEHALIP
- a CDS encoding helix-turn-helix domain-containing protein, whose translation is MEEVNIKLDVMLAMRKMRLKTLAELTGLSEQNLSLIKTGKAKGIRFSTLYLICKHLNCQPGDLIECNFEEADEDNNK